From Triticum urartu cultivar G1812 chromosome 2, Tu2.1, whole genome shotgun sequence, a single genomic window includes:
- the LOC125538187 gene encoding protein SMAX1-LIKE 3-like has product MRAGGCTVQQALTAEAAGVVKQAVSLARRRGNAQVTPLHVASAMLAAPAGLLRAACLRSHSHPLQCKALELCFNVALNRLPASAAVASSPLLGGHGHHHYYPPSLSNALVAAFKRAQAHQRRGSVDSQQQPVLAVKIELEQLVVSILDDPSVSRVMREAGFSSTQIKANVEQTVCSTTTTAATNANPHQNPNPSSTATTSKHQETSKAKLPLGQARDEDAAAVLHCLAGRSKTRVVVVAENTAAAEATVRAAMDKVKRGEAKHDALRSAQVVSLRVSSFREMPREEAERRLGELRCLIKSRGHVLLVVEDLKWAAEFWSGHVQGGRRGYYCPVEHVVTEVRALACAAGGEHGLWLVGFGSYQTYTKCRAGQPSLENLWGLQTLTVPAGSLALSLTCALDDSALGAVNQSMKASSDMDGNGPVPRWPLLGGAQLTSRCCGDCSGVRIDTKAALPPSFVSSSTIPSWLQHCRDQEPTHVMDLSRNWNSICSKPSQRMTLHFSAPVSPASSISSYEHGHQPRQSWLLADLDGKHPWKPKCEADEKVSSHDSGASNGSVEVECRSRFKELNAENLKLLCAALEKEVPWQKEIVPEIASTVLQCRSGIAKRRDKSRSTDAKEETWMFFLGGDADGKERVARELANLVFGSRKNFVSIKLGASSTSASCSTEEHRSKRPRTSAATEGEAYLERLYDAVSENPHRVILMDDFEQADQYCQVGIKEAIDSGVIRSQTGDEVGVSDTIVILCCESFDSKSRACSPPTKQMRPETKEEHTVDDDHKEAETSSSCFDLNINIESEHADERDVCLLTAVDRTLFFRRREDL; this is encoded by the exons ATGAGGGCCGGGGGGTGCACCGTGCAGCAGGCGCtgacggcggaggcggcgggggtTGTGAAGCAGGCCGTGAGCCTGGCGCGCCGGAGGGGGAACGCGCAGGTCACGCCTCTGCACGTGGCCAGCGCGATGCTGGCGGCGCCGGCGGGGCTGCTGCGCGCGGCGTGCCTCCGCTCGCACTCGCACCCGCTCCAGTGCAAGGCGCTGGAGCTGTGCTTCAACGTCGCCCTCAACCGCCTGCCGGCCTCCGCCGCGGTCGCCTCCTCACCGCTGCTCGGCGGCCACGGCCACCACCACTACTACCCGCCGTCGCTCTCCAACGCGCTCGTCGCGGCCTTCAAGCGCGCGCAGGCGCACCAGCGGCGCGGATCCGTCGATAGCCAGCAGCAGCCGGTGCTCGCCGTCAAGATCGAGCTCGAGCAGCTCGTCGTCTCCATCCTCGACGACCCCAGCGTCAGCCGCGTCATGCGCGAGGCCGGCTTCTCCAGCACGCAGATCAAGGCCAACGTCGAGCAGACCGTGTGCAGCACCACCACCACGGCCGCCACCAACGCCAATCCCCAccaaaaccctaaccctagcagcACGGCCACCACAAGCAAGCATCAAGAAACCTCCAAGGCCAAGCTCCCACTCGGCCAGGCGCGCGACGAGGACGCTGCCGCCGTGCTCCACTGCCTGGCCGGCCGGAGCAAGACGAGGGTCGTGGTCGTTGCCGAGAACACTGCCGCGGCGGAGGCCACGGTGCGCGCGGCCATGGACAAGGTCAAGAGAGGCGAGGCCAAGCACGACGCCCTACGGAGCGCGCAGGTGGTCAGCCTCCGTGTGTCTTCGTTCCGGGAGATGCCGAGGGAGGAGGCGGAGCGGCGGCTGGGCGAGCTGCGGTGCCTCATCAAGAGCCGAGGGCATGTCCTGCTGGTGGTGGAGGACCTCAAGTGGGCGGCCGAGTTCTGGAGCGGCCACGTCCAAGGCGGTCGGAGAGGGTACTACTGCCCCGTGGAGCACGTGGTGACCGAGGTGCGCGCCCTGGCGTGCGCGGCCGGCGGTGAGCACGGGCTCTGGCTCGTCGGGTTCGGGAGCTACCAGACGTACACGAAGTGCAGGGCGGGGCAGCCGTCGCTGGAGAACCTGTGGGGGCTCCAGACGCTCACCGTCCCCGCCGGCAGCCTCGCGCTGAGCCTCACCTGCGCCTTGGACGACAG TGCACTGGGCGCAGTCAATCAGTCCATGAAAGCGAGCTCCGACATGGATGGGAACGGACCGGTGCCCCGCTGGCCGCTTTTGGGCGGCGCCCAGCTGACCTCCAGATGCTGCGGCGATTGCTCCGGCGTCAGGATTGACACCAAAGCCGCATTGCCGCCCTCCTTCGTGTCCTCGTCCACCATCCCATCCTGGCTCCAGCATTGCCGCGACCAG GAGCCTACGCATGTCATGGATCTCAGCAGGAACTGGAACTCCATCTGCAGCAAACCATCTCAGCGGATGACGCTGCACTTCTCGGCACCCGTGTCTCCGGCTTCCTCCATTTCCTCCTACGAGCATGGCCACCAGCCTCGCCAGTCGTGGCTTCTCGCCGACCTCGACGGCAAGCATCCATGGAAACCCAAGTGCGAGGCCGACGAGAAGGTCTCGTCGCACGACTCGGGCGCTTCCAACGGCTCCGTGGAGGTGGAGTGCCGTTCCAGGTTCAAGGAGCTCAACGCCGAGAACCTCAAGCTTCTTTGCGCCGCATTGGAGAAGGAGGTGCCGTGGCAGAAGGAGATCGTCCCTGAGATCGCCAGCACCGTCCTCCAGTGCCGGTCAGGGATCGCCAAGAGGCGCGACAAGTCGAGGTCGACGGACGCCAAGGAGGAGACGTGGATGTTCTTCCTCGGAGGCGACGCCGACGGCAAGGAGAGGGTGGCCCGTGAGCTCGCCAACCTCGTCTTCGGCTCGCGCAAGAACTTCGTGTCCATCAAACTCGGCGCTTCCTCGACGTCCGCATCCTGCTCCACCGAGGAGCACAGGAGCAAGCGGCCCCGGACGTCGGCGGCGACCGAGGGCGAGGCCTACCTAGAGCGGCTCTACGACGCCGTCTCCGAGAATCCGCACCGTGTCATTCTCATGGATGACTTCGAGCAGGCCGATCAGTACTGCCAGGTGGGCATCAAGGAAGCCATCGACAGCGGGGTGATACGGAGCCAAACCGGCGACGAGGTCGGCGTGAGCGACACCATCGTCATCCTTTGCTGCGAGAGCTTCGACTCCAAGTCTAGAGCTTGCTCGCCGCCAACCAAGCAGATGAGGCCGGAGACCAAGGAGGAGCACACGGTTGATGATGATCACAAAGAAGCTGAGACCTCGTCGTCTTGCTTTGATCTGAACATCAACATAGAGAGTGAGCATGCGGACGAGCGTGATGTCTGCCTGCTCACGGCGGTTGACCGGACGCTGTTTTTCAGAAGACGGGAGGACTTGTGA